One genomic window of Paramormyrops kingsleyae isolate MSU_618 chromosome 22, PKINGS_0.4, whole genome shotgun sequence includes the following:
- the slc25a17l gene encoding peroxisomal membrane protein PMP34: protein MSHNAGGAVGLLSYETLVHAVAGAMGSVTAMTVFFPLDTARIRLQVDENRKSKSTPVIIAEIAKEEGICSLYRGWFPVISSLCCSNFVYFYTFNTLKRVWVPSGEKSRPGKDLLMGFISGVVNVLLTTPMWVVNTRLKLQGAKFRSEDLHQTHYKGIFDAFSQIVAKEGVSSLWNGTLPSLVLVFNPAVQFMFYEAMKRRAGHGGRKISSMEVFLIGALAKAIATSGTYPLQTVQAILRFGQYKGNKQSGFMGSLGNVVTLLMHRIRRHGILGLYKGLEAKLLQTVLTAALMFVVYEKITGATFKVMGLKRKLKH from the exons ATGTCCCACAACGCCGGCGGAGCGGTCGGCCTGCTGTCTTACGAGACGCTGGTACACGCTGTTGCAGGTGCAATG GGGAGTGTGACCGCAATGACCGTGTTCTTCCCCTTGGATACGGCCAGGATCCGGTTGCAAG TGGATGAGAACAGAAAATCTAAATCAACTCCAGTCATCATCGCAGAGATAGCAAAGGAAGAAGGAAT ATGCTCTCTGTACCGGGGCTGGTTCCCAGTCATTTCCAGCCTCTGCTGCTCTAACTTTGTCTACTTCTACACATTCAACACCCTGAAGAGAGTGTGGGTGCCGAGTGGGGAAAAATCGAGGCCTGGAAAAGACCTGCTGATGGGCTTCATCTCAG GGGTAGTGAACGTGCTCCTGACTACTCCCATGTGGGTGGTCAATACTCGGCTCAAGCTCCAGGGGGCGAAGTTCCGCAGCGAGGACTTGCACCAAACCCACTATAAGGGCATCTTTG ATGCGTTCTCCCAGATCGTGGCCAAGGAGGGCGTGTCTTCTCTTTGGAATGGCACTCTGCCTTCGCTGGTGCTGGTGTTTAACCCAGCCGTGCAGTTCATGTTCTACGAGGCTATGAAGAGGAGAGCGGGCCACGGAGGAAGAAAG ATATCCTCCATGGAGGTGTTTCTGATCGGCGCGCTGGCCAAAGCTATCGCCACCTCAGGCACCTACCCACTCCAGACCGTCCAAGCAATCTTGAGG TTTGGCCAGTACAAAGGAAACAAGCAGAGTGGTTTTATGGGAAGCCTAGGCAATGTGGTGACCCTGCTGATGCACAGGATCAG GAGACACGGCATCCTCGGCTTGTACAAAGGGCTGGAGGCCAAACTGCTGCAGACGGTGCTGACGGCGGCGTTGATGTTTGTGGTGTACGAGAAGATCACCGGCGCCACCTTCAAGGTCATGGGCCTGAAGCGCAAGCTCAAGCACTGA